In a single window of the Branchiostoma floridae strain S238N-H82 chromosome 2, Bfl_VNyyK, whole genome shotgun sequence genome:
- the LOC118410037 gene encoding uncharacterized protein LOC118410037 isoform X2, with the protein MFVKLFFLTVLYYLLLPSCVTVLCAVLTRAVCHQWQFFDNKIEVLDLALVIISCVPLIVVSAELATSTAWDGFSLVIILRMWRCYRITQGFVSPVRDEASRKVHVLLQAQRRANQELQTLYLMHDENQEEIHRLRSLLERREAEENSESHQLQMALERKDSQYVAQLIHTIEQRQSKNNGRQREGGGDSPNSTIVVHAHRLSDSNDVPTGTIASCMSESTTGDSGICKETKPQQQIDDELSNPTNSNSVAPLPDCGQQTLAVVEPRGNHQLHNNRNRGCNRKRNPAVSSCDTDRIDVIGSEIILQHRNDSTGKKFLNGKLPTHKDSRLLFRDNKSMSSDGKASHNKNKVCEIKIDKALVNDNKVVDNKSVSKKNTASPPTNSKVRKGNKKTVSRDTYVNGTLLLEMTELQQKGDVGYCNEIVLEQFYQNGNAPVTAL; encoded by the exons ATGTTTGTAAAGCTGTTCTTTCTAACGGTGTTGTACTACTTGTTGTTACCAAGCTGCGTCACTGTCCTTTGTGCT GTACTGACAAGGGCAGTGTGTCATCAATGGCAGttttttgacaacaaaattgaG GTGCTGGACTTGGCTCTTGTCATCATATCCTGTGTCCCCTTGATCGTTGTATCTGCTGAGTTGGCAACGTCTACCGCGTGGGATGGTTTCAGCCTCGTGATCATTCTGAGGATGTGGCGATGCTATCGAATAACACAAG GCTTTGTGTCTCCAGTGAGGGATGAAGCCAGCAGGAAGGTCCATGTCCTACTGCAGGCCCAGAGGAGGGCTAACCAGGAGCTACAaacattgtacctgatgcacGACGAGAACCAG GAAGAGATCCACAGGTTGCGGTCCTTGTTAGAAAGGCGAGAGGCAGAGGAGAACAGTGAGAGTCATCAGTTGCAGATGGCCCTGGAGAGGAAGGACTCTCAGTACGTGGCACAGCTCATCCACACCATCGAGCAGAGACAGAGCAAGAACAATGGAAGACAAAGAG AGGGTGGCGGAGACTCTCCCAACTCCACCATTGTGGTGCATGCCCACAGACTGTCGGACTCTAATGACGTGCCGACCGGTACCATCGCGAGTTGTATGTCTGAGAGCACGACTGGAGACAGCGGCATCTGCAAAGAAACCAAGCCTCAGCAACAAATCGATGATGAATTAAGCAATCCCACAAACTCAAATAGCGTTGCACCACTTCCAGATTGTGGCCAACAGACACTTGCTGTGGTAGAACCTAGAGGGAATCATCAACTGCACAACAACAGAAATCGAGGTTGTAACCGCAAACGTAATCCCGCCGTGAGCAGTTGTGACACAGACCGTATAGACGTCATTGGGAGTGAGATCATTTTGCAGCACAGGAACGACAGCACAGGCAAGAAGTTCCTCAATGGAAAGCTTCCTACGCACAAAGACAGCAGACTTCTATTCAGAGATAATAAATCCATGTCCAGTGATGGAAAAGCAtctcacaacaaaaacaaagtctgTGAAATAAAGATTGACAAAGCATTGGTCAATGACAATAAAGTAGTGGATAACAAATCTGTTTCAAAAAAGAATACAGCTTCTCCACCGACCAACAGCAAAGTCAGAAAGGGAAATAAGAAAACTGTCAGCAGAGATACTTATGTTAATGGCACCCTCTTGCTGGAGATGACAGAACTACAGCAGAAAGGAGATGTCGGGTACTGCAATGAGATAGTCCTAGAACAA TTCTATCAGAATGGTAATGCTCCAGTAACTGCACTCTAG
- the LOC118409243 gene encoding polyamine-modulated factor 1-like (The sequence of the model RefSeq protein was modified relative to this genomic sequence to represent the inferred CDS: added 38 bases not found in genome assembly), with product MQHLLDVLSKTVKKCIHAGRFSTFAKSYKFAYKQNPKALQSIVQQHVEHLQDSVEAEIQLVLSEEKIPDLFQKLETVLNDSAMEEDTTAWRPSGDPEKDLRSHTMAIKLKEREELQRRLEAHENETTRLQKFVLQARQKLLHTQQKLQAKMETFEKAAAACDTCPMEHVSTLTKDIQL from the exons GAAGTGTATCCATGCTGGACG GTTTAGCACGTTTGCCAAGAGCTACAAGTTTGCCTACAAGCAGAATCCCAAAGCCTTGCAGAGCATCGTACAGCAACATGTGGAACATCTGCAAGACAGTGTTGAA GCTGAGATCCAGCTGGTCCTATCTGAAGAAAAGATTCCAGATTTGTTCCAAAAATTGGAAACTGTTCTGAACGACTCTGCAATGGAGGAGGATACTACTGCATG GCGCCCCTCTGGAGATCCTGAGAAGGACTTGCGCAGCCACACCATGGCCATCAAACTGAAAGAGCGGGAAGAACTCCAGAGAAGACTGGAGGCACATGAAAACGAGACGACTCGCCTTCAGAAGTTTGTGCTACAAGCCAGGCAGAAGTTACTCCACACACAACAGAAACTTCAGGCTAAAATGGAGACTTTTGAAAAG GCTGCTGCTGCATGTGACACCTGCCCGATGGAGCACGTCAGTACTCTCACAAAGGATATACAGTTGTAA
- the LOC118409241 gene encoding fukutin-related protein-like, producing the protein MRLSRCQCILIFAVLFNAFILCCLVFLQLRLENVNEEDVMVNVKSRKQSPIKVAGHAMSSSISDRVTVVIREFEDFENHIVETVKSILHLYELMRIVIVVDKAPYPPLTLPEDGDINVVSLKTSLDKHPNASCPEQFIDTEFVLFLPDGAILTSPKQVEKVLSAFHSQHRDVHMVAAKVGGEMTSQCFNMDVNLKQWTLTYQQGGTVQDICHGLDGSHIVLMRTGDFRSLSRPYQRPFPQSLFIQTALQRWKVAQVPTSAILAKKLFTDPHNQWKHQTRHDIRLKAMYEEFGIKKVSMSDGRVEWHGCRKETPRCFGTVVDDTPEYLYENRWTPPCCLQALQETGKHVFLILEKCGARYWLEGGSLLGAARHADIIPWDYDIDLGIYKDDIDKCPPLNMLHQGSHTDSGGFVWEKATEGEFYRIQYSAQNHLHVDIWPFHPQNGVMTRGLWTQTHRQDIDFPEHFLVPLRTMKFLGMQVSVPNDVKGFLELKFGKGVIENPQYPQPNRVQI; encoded by the coding sequence ATGCGCCTGTCCAGATGTCAGTGCATCCTGATTTTCGCAGTTCTGTTCAACGCCTTCATCCTGTGTTGCCTGGTGTTCCTACAACTTAGACTGGAGAATGTGAATGAGGAGGACGTCATGGTGAATGTTAAGTCCAGGAAGCAGAGTCCAATCAAGGTTGCCGGACATGCCATGTCAAGTTCAATCTCAGACAGAGTGACTGTGGTCATCAGAGAATTTGAAGACTTCGAAAACCACATTGTCGAAACAGTCAAGTCCATCTTGCATCTGTATGAATTGATGCGCATCGTCATTGTTGTAGACAAAGCCCCATACCCACCCTTGACCCTTCCTGAAGATGGTGACATTAACGTTGTATCCCTGAAGACTTCGCTGGACAAACATCCAAATGCCTCTTGCCCAGAGCAATTTATTGATACAGAGTTTGTTCTCTTTTTGCCAGATGGAGCCATTCTAACCTCGCCTAAGCAGGTAGAGAAAGTGCTGAGTGCATTTCACTCCCAGCACCGAGACGTCCATATGGTCGCAGCAAAAGTCGGTGGAGAGATGACATCACAATGCTTCAACATGGATGTAAACTTGAAACAGTGGACGCTGACATACCAGCAAGGAGGCACGGTACAAGACATCTGCCATGGGTTGGACGGGAGTCACATAGTTTTAATGAGGACGGGTGATTTTCGTTCCTTAAGTCGGCCCTATCAAAGACCTTTCCCACAGAGTCTTTTCATTCAAACTGCCCTGCAAAGGTGGAAGGTTGCACAAGTGCCTACTAGTGCCATTCTTGCTAAAAAGTTGTTCACAGACCCTCACAACCAATGGAAACATCAAACCAGACATGACATTAGGTTGAAAGCCATGTATGAAGAGTTTGGTATTAAGAAGGTGAGCATGAGTGACGGGAGGGTAGAGTGGCATGGATGTAGGAAGGAAACGCCGAGGTGTTTCGGTACAGTTGTGGATGATACGCCTGAGTACTTGTACGAGAACCGATGGACGCCGCCTTGCTGTCTCCAGGCTCTTCAGGAGACTGGGAAACACGTGTTCCTCATCTTAGAGAAATGTGGCGCTCGCTATTGGTTGGAAGGAGGAAGCCTGTTGGGGGCAGCACGCCATGCAGACATCATCCCATGGGACTATGACATTGATCTTGGCATATACAAAGATGACATTGATAAATGCCCGCCATTGAATATGTTGCATCAAGGGTCCCACACAGACAGTGGGGGATTCGTTTGGGAAAAAGCCACAGAGGGGGAATTCTACCGGATACAGTATAGCGCTCAGAACCACTTACATGTAGACATTTGGCCATTCCACCCACAGAACGGAGTCATGACCAGAGGACTTtggacacagacacacagacaagacATAGACTTCCCCGAACACTTCCTTGTCCCGCTCAGAACTATGAAGTTTCTGGGGATGCAGGTGTCAGTGCCAAACGATGTGAAAGGGTTTCTTGAGCTCAAATTTGGAAAAGGAGTGATAGAAAATCCACAGTATCCACAACCAAATAGAGTTCAAATATAG
- the LOC118410037 gene encoding uncharacterized protein LOC118410037 isoform X1 yields MEEEFLDFEAAIFSDIEEEKTCKQRVVQLLDGPATQTTIVVTSWLLSHILLVELLVDTSVIHFNHDKMVARIIHWVGLGVISVFTIEVLTRAVCHQWQFFDNKIEVLDLALVIISCVPLIVVSAELATSTAWDGFSLVIILRMWRCYRITQGFVSPVRDEASRKVHVLLQAQRRANQELQTLYLMHDENQEEIHRLRSLLERREAEENSESHQLQMALERKDSQYVAQLIHTIEQRQSKNNGRQREGGGDSPNSTIVVHAHRLSDSNDVPTGTIASCMSESTTGDSGICKETKPQQQIDDELSNPTNSNSVAPLPDCGQQTLAVVEPRGNHQLHNNRNRGCNRKRNPAVSSCDTDRIDVIGSEIILQHRNDSTGKKFLNGKLPTHKDSRLLFRDNKSMSSDGKASHNKNKVCEIKIDKALVNDNKVVDNKSVSKKNTASPPTNSKVRKGNKKTVSRDTYVNGTLLLEMTELQQKGDVGYCNEIVLEQFYQNGNAPVTAL; encoded by the exons ATGGAAGAGGAGTTCTTGGACTTTGAAGCTGCCATTTTCAGTGATATTGA aGAGGAGAAGACATGTAAGCAGAGGGTAGTGCAGCTTCTAGATGGTCCAGCCACCCAGACCACTATCGTGGTGACATCGTGGCTGCTTTCACACATCCTGCTTGTGGAGCTGTTGGTAGATACAAGTGTCATCCATT TTAACCATGACAAGATGGTTGCAAGAATTATCCACTGGGTGGGCCTAGGTGTGATCTCTGTATTTACTATAGAG GTACTGACAAGGGCAGTGTGTCATCAATGGCAGttttttgacaacaaaattgaG GTGCTGGACTTGGCTCTTGTCATCATATCCTGTGTCCCCTTGATCGTTGTATCTGCTGAGTTGGCAACGTCTACCGCGTGGGATGGTTTCAGCCTCGTGATCATTCTGAGGATGTGGCGATGCTATCGAATAACACAAG GCTTTGTGTCTCCAGTGAGGGATGAAGCCAGCAGGAAGGTCCATGTCCTACTGCAGGCCCAGAGGAGGGCTAACCAGGAGCTACAaacattgtacctgatgcacGACGAGAACCAG GAAGAGATCCACAGGTTGCGGTCCTTGTTAGAAAGGCGAGAGGCAGAGGAGAACAGTGAGAGTCATCAGTTGCAGATGGCCCTGGAGAGGAAGGACTCTCAGTACGTGGCACAGCTCATCCACACCATCGAGCAGAGACAGAGCAAGAACAATGGAAGACAAAGAG AGGGTGGCGGAGACTCTCCCAACTCCACCATTGTGGTGCATGCCCACAGACTGTCGGACTCTAATGACGTGCCGACCGGTACCATCGCGAGTTGTATGTCTGAGAGCACGACTGGAGACAGCGGCATCTGCAAAGAAACCAAGCCTCAGCAACAAATCGATGATGAATTAAGCAATCCCACAAACTCAAATAGCGTTGCACCACTTCCAGATTGTGGCCAACAGACACTTGCTGTGGTAGAACCTAGAGGGAATCATCAACTGCACAACAACAGAAATCGAGGTTGTAACCGCAAACGTAATCCCGCCGTGAGCAGTTGTGACACAGACCGTATAGACGTCATTGGGAGTGAGATCATTTTGCAGCACAGGAACGACAGCACAGGCAAGAAGTTCCTCAATGGAAAGCTTCCTACGCACAAAGACAGCAGACTTCTATTCAGAGATAATAAATCCATGTCCAGTGATGGAAAAGCAtctcacaacaaaaacaaagtctgTGAAATAAAGATTGACAAAGCATTGGTCAATGACAATAAAGTAGTGGATAACAAATCTGTTTCAAAAAAGAATACAGCTTCTCCACCGACCAACAGCAAAGTCAGAAAGGGAAATAAGAAAACTGTCAGCAGAGATACTTATGTTAATGGCACCCTCTTGCTGGAGATGACAGAACTACAGCAGAAAGGAGATGTCGGGTACTGCAATGAGATAGTCCTAGAACAA TTCTATCAGAATGGTAATGCTCCAGTAACTGCACTCTAG